The Sorghum bicolor cultivar BTx623 chromosome 6, Sorghum_bicolor_NCBIv3, whole genome shotgun sequence genome contains the following window.
AAAAAGTTAGTGTATGTGCAAGTCTGTTTGTATACTTGTGTTCTCAAAGAAATAAAGGTGTGTGTGTACTTGTGGTTATACAAAAATAAAGTTCTAAGTTTATATATGAATGATAATCCTTTTTTCAAGAAAATTTATATGAAAAAGTTTGTATGAATTAATAGCTAGATACTGCAATGTAAGCACAAGTGCCTTACTATTAACTATAACCTGAATAACTTGCAACCATATATATACTCACCTACAAGTAGTGACCAGTATGAGACTTGCAAAATATCTCATATTGACAAGTGAAGCTCCATAGACAGAATATATCAAGCGCCTGAAACTACTACTAAAGGCCTATATATTCAAACTGTTTCAAGTTGTCGAATTGATCTAATGCTGCCATCAACCTTGTGCTTGGTCATAACTCATAAAGCCTTGCCAAGTGATTGCAAAATTCTCAGATACCGAAACCAACATTTCCATTTAGTGCAAAATTGGCTAATCTCAACAAGATCGATAAAATTTGTCAGAATCAAAGCATAAGCTGAATTTTATCTCTGCCAGAATGTAAAGATAAAGATTCCACGGGACACTAAGGAACAATCATCGAGTCCAAGAATTATAATCAGAAGCAGACAAATAGACTGTCGCCAGGAAAAAACTAGGCAGTCAGGAGCTCAAGGCATCATCATCAATACAGGTTAAGCACAAATGCTGTTGGAAACGTGTTGTCACACATGATTTTATCTCTGCCGGAATGTAAACTCAAGCACCCAGCAGGAATAAAAATACAGGTCCTAATAGAAAGCCATAAGCGCTAACTGAAAGCCTGAGACTCAGCTGACAGCATGGTTCTCTCCTCAGGCAGTCCGCAGGATGACGTGAACCCCACTGTCCGTGTCCACGATCTCGCTGAGCTCACCAACCTTGAGGGCATATGTAGCGTCCTCAAATGGTTTCTGCATCTGCTTCCTCCCAAAGGTACCTGTGGTCAAAACATCATGGTTGGAAACATGACATCTTGAATCAGGGCTGACGGAACACAAGCTGATAGTAAATAACAATGATTGCATGCCACAGAGCTACTACTGTATTGTTTAATGTCTATCCAATCGATATATTTCTTCCCCTGCAAAACCCCTGTAACCATCAACATGTGTTTTTTCCATGTCTTAATACCAACAAACACAAGAGATGCACAACGATATCATCATTCCATGCAGCACATCTGCATTTGAACAACTATTCTCATGGTGAACTTGTGAATTAGCTCGACCCAATTTCTTATTCTTGTGGGTTAAAGCAAGAATTTCACCTTCGCAAATCTTCAATCTTAATCTGATTCTCATTAGTCATTACATATTTATTTGTCAGTCCAAACTCTAAAGAATCATCTGATATTAACCAACAAACTCTTCAAAAGAAAGCGCACAGGAGTAAGGAAGACATCACATGCTATCACTCATAGTGTGTAATTTAATGAATAAAATGAGATGTCCCTGTGACATGACATATATAAAACATATATTACAGCAGCTGAAAGGCTTAGCAACATGAATTTGCACTGTGGAACATCACATGACAAAAGAATAATGATGCAAAACACACACAAGCAAATACAAAGGGTACACACATAAAAGATATTGAAACTGATAATACAAAAGAAATATAACAACTAAAGATGTACCAACCAACTCTAATGACTCTGGATTTAAAGTAACCAAAAAATTGGGAAGCTTTTAAGCGCTTCAAGATGATTGGAGTTATTATTAAACTCACTTCGTTTAGCCCTGACTAACGATCTCAAAAACATGGCCTGGTACAGAGCTGCCTTGAATCAGACGAACGCATCTTCCAAAAGCTACTCATACTTCGGTTCTCCAAAACACAGTTGAACCCACTCTTGCAAATAGTCCGCCTTACCACGAGAATGGACAAATCTTTTGTGCTAGCTAGACAGACCATGACCAGAAGGCAAAGGAAATGATAAGTGACAATTTTTCAGAGTAAAAATTTACTTAGTGCATACAGAAAAAATGCAGTCCCATGAAAACTCAAATTACGCTACAAAAGTAGCACTTCATTTGATTCTTTATACTTCTTTCATAATTTTTATTGAACAGGAACCTATGATGGGCAATAGCTACTACACACTAACACTAGCAGAAAGAAATCAATCCATGCAGGACACACAACCACAAGTTTTTTACCTCCATGCATTGTCAGTCTATCGGCAAATGAACATAAACAGTGTATAGTCCATctcattatttatttatgcttaaaTAACTTGGATCAGTGCATGCTAAGTTCAGTGAATCGAAAAGTTAATCAGACAGATGACATTACTAATGCCCAAATTACATGACTTGAAAAATCAAATAGCTGTGTTTTCTACTTTTTCTTAAAGACAAAAGGGTCCTCCCCTGGTTTTCATTACCGAGAACCAAGTAGTAGTACATACATATAATATGTTTCCGGTCTCAGCATCATCACCAACACGCAAATGTGCAGTTGAATATCCAACATTCTCGGTTGTGGAACCAACCTGGTTAGACAAGATATTTGATTTCCACAATCTCAGTTTGTACCTAAGTTCAACTGGACAAGGAGGCCACAGGCCAAATTTCCCAAAGAACTTCCACAATCCACACTAATATTTTGTACTAGTACCTACACCCAATTCCAAAAGGCTTTGAATTGAAGCACGtctcttaaattttttttttcatctgcAATCGGTTGACACATCACAGCTTTACTGATCCAACAACAGCGACCGACATGTATGTATCTATCGAATTTTAGCCCCAGATAAAACCAACAGATCTATACCGCGCAGCAGCTAGCTAGTATCCGTAGTATCCATTGTAGTCACCAGATCTATCTCGGCGGCGTACGACAagagtgaaaaaaaaaaactgaaagaGAGCGGGGGAAAGGGGAAGGGCTGATAGATCGTACGTACCTAGGTCCCCGCCGCGTCGCGCGGAGGAGCAGTCGGAGTGGCGCGCGGCGAGGTCGGCGAAGTTGGCCTGGCCGGAGAGGATCTGGTTGCGGAGGTCGAGGAGGcgcgcggcggcgtcggcgcgCGTGGTGGCGGAGATGATGCGGCCGTCGGGGTCCTTCCAGGAGGCCTTGCGGCGGGAACCCTGGTGCTTGATGAGGATGTGCGACGCCCGCACCGTCTCCCCGTCTCCTCCCGCCGCCGACGACATGGTGAGGAAGGGAGGACTGACGAGGGCTTCGTCCCCACGAGTGGCGGCTACAAACAAGCACAACACGGAGATGGGGAATATTCGTGTAGATGCAATGCACTGCGAGGGCCATGTTTagtccaaaaaattttaaaaaatgaaAGCTATAATACTTTTGttcgtatttgacaaatattgttcaatcgtgatctaattagattcaaaagattcatcttgtaaattacagagtgcaattagttattatttgtatctgtatttaatgtttcatatatgcgtcgcaagattcaatgtgatgaaaaatctgaatttttttgcaaaactttttagaaactaaacaaggccgatatGAGATATGACAAATCAAACTATTTGATGCATAATTcataattttataaggaacgtATCTGGTGGAAATCATAATTTTCGTGAAAACTCGTACAAACAACGATAAAAAGTCGTCTAAATTTATTAAACAAATCACACATATAGATGATATGGTACATAGCcttgtaaaatatcttgtccAAAATCGACTTCGTTTGtaagatataaaaataagaaagctatccataggatttgttagAAATTTATTGTGTTAGAACTCTAAcacaataaataaaaagattatTAATATGATGAATGAGTAGACCTACGAGGGTAGTCCTAATGGAACATTGATGATAGTTTCTATTCCTCTTAATTAGAGGGACAAGCTCAGCAATTTGGTGCCTTGCCAAATGAGTTATTAAGGAGAGAGGGtataaaaccaaaaaaatcatTTCTTTTCTCAAGAAACAAAGTCCATTTCCATCGCCTCATTGCAATCCTCGCGCAAGCCGCTCGCTAGAGCCGCTATGCTCGCCCGCCACGTCCGCTCACTCTCGTTgtgcgctcgctcgctcgccgtGCTGCCacgctcgcaaaaaaaaaagtcaccACGCTTGCTCACTGGAGCCACGTGCATGCGCTGGTCGGTGTTGCCGCGCTCGCTAGAGCGAAGGcagtttttttatgtacatgttGGGCATTGTTTATCTATACCGTTGAATATGCATCGAGATGTGTGAAACAGTGGAGAGAAGTGTGAACACAGCTGAGAGAAGTGCAGCAGCACGAATCTCAGAGCACATTTGGATGGTCCAGATAAGCAATGCTGAGCATGTACATGCTGCATTGCATTATTGCGCTAGAGCCATGTCCGCTCGCCCGCGTGTTCACTTGTTGGTTCTCCGGTGGTGCTCTGTAGCTTCTGCTTGTCTAGCTCTTGGTTGGTACACGAACCAACGGAGAGCATCAGAGTGAGAGGACAGgataagagagaaaaaaatagacCATATTTATTATTTGAAGAAACTATCATTGTGTGAGATAGTTTCTACTGTTTAATTTTTGCTGGCGTGGGTCGGGTTTTGGCTCTATTTATTCCCAAAAAAATGGTTTTAATCCTACTAATCCATTTTAAAATTTAGGGTCGACCTTTATAACCAATTTGTCCTTTTTTTTATGGGTCGGGTCAAGTACCCAATAAGACCCATTCCTATCTATAtatgtgatgatgatgataaagaAGAATAGCCACTTGCTTCAAATTATACACAAGAGATGAAATTAAAGTAGCTGGACCGAGCATGGCTCAgatggctagctagctaggccgGCTTGCAAGCAGCCCACCATGGAGGTTTTTACAGAAGTTTTATGCATATTAAACATGTTGATGTGGTACTATATTGATAAAGAGAGATAATGAGAGTAGGTTTCCGCGGAAGTTTTATGCATATTAAATATGTTGATATGGTACTGTATTGATAAAGAGAGAGGTAATGAGAGATTTATGAAAGTAGAGATAGTTTAATGGAAATGAAACTCTTCTGCACAATTTCCAAAAACTAAGTCATAAAACTCTCATTACGAGTAgccttagactatctccaacaatcgtcacccaaaatataAAACCTATTTGTGTAGCGCTATAGATAAAAGGTTTCATATCTATTTttaagtcttctccaacaacaagacctgaaACACAACACTCTCTGTAAATGGGTCTCAACAAAAGAGGGTACCCAAATTTAATTTAGGTTATGCCTTTTCTAATATCAAAATAGGTCTTCCGTTATTGTgttgaaaatcaattttaaatttgaatttccaAATGAGCCTCCTATTGTGGAGATAGCCCTTAGCACTGTCTAAGATTTTCCTTGATTTCTCCAGCGCCTCGCAAGGATAGATTTAGTTGTGTGCGTGCGTGTGGTTGCAGTACGTACGTGTTGGCGTGAGTTCATATACTACGACACCCATGGTGGATGCATGGCATGCTCAGCTTCTTGCCCAACACCGGCAGATGGAGGAGCTACTCATGGTGGTCGGTCCTGGACCACTGCAGCGGTCTCCTCCGATCCTCTGCGACATGGAAGAAGGGAGCGCCGAGAAGCTCTGCGTGTGCAACCCCGCGACACGGCGGTGGACGGTGCTCCCCGGCACGAAGATGGCGGTTCATGGAATGGCCGCCGACGCCGCCATGGACGCTGCGCGTGTTTTCGTCGAGGATTGGGCAATGGGAAGAGAGGGCGTTTGTCCGGGAAGGCATGCCATTTGCCGGCAGCAGGGGACAGTAGAGAAAATGCGATTGAATTGGACATCTCATTTTGCACGACGGCCATATGCCGTTTACCATCGTGGATCGCTCTATGTGCACTGTCCAGGTTCTTTTGTGACAAGGTATGCATCGATTTTAgtttcatcttttttttttacccTCAGACATATATGACTGTCGAGGAGCTAGTTTATAGTATTGACggtatttgtttttttattcatTCTTCATGTATTAATTACTCCAGTTTATCATTTTTTTGGCATATTAGGAAGTTTCTTAtagcttcaaaaaaaaaaaaatagtttagATGACAAACATATATAAAGATGTTTGATAGTTAGGTAATTCCCTGTTTTGTTATTATATCTTTTTAGAATTTCTAAAACAAAAACATATATCCCCCTTTTGCTTAATTAAATATATGTAATAATTAGACAATTTGGCATTTTATTATCTTCCATATGTGTTTCATCATCGCCAAACATTTAGCTGCTATATATCTATGGTTTTACAAAAATATTTATGTGCATTATTATAATTAAATGCTTTAATTATTTTTGACTattacttagagcatctccaaggggtTATGCATTTAGACTTTATATTTACTAATTTGCAAAAAATAAAACTTAAAATATGttatccaatggttttgcatttagactttgcaatttACATAACTTGGCATTTAGAGGTCTAGACTTGTCATATATGCCAAGCCCCTAGGCTTTGCAAATCGTGATCGTCCCCACGCCCGCGCGACTCGAGCTGCGTTCCGTCCACCCATGCGACTCCTCCACGCGCGAGCGCCATCAAGTTTTGCCGCGAAGCTTTGCCGCAGAGGACCAGGACACGAGGTTCATGACGGATGAGGACCAAACGACGTGGCGCGAGGACCTGGACGGGGCGACGACGGCTGAGCGAGGAATGCCGTGATACGAAGGCGCGCGACGCGCGAAGAATTACCGGCGACGAAGAAAATTGCGCGCCAAGAGAAAAACCT
Protein-coding sequences here:
- the LOC8065976 gene encoding peptidyl-prolyl cis-trans isomerase Pin1, which gives rise to MSSAAGGDGETVRASHILIKHQGSRRKASWKDPDGRIISATTRADAAARLLDLRNQILSGQANFADLAARHSDCSSARRGGDLGTFGRKQMQKPFEDATYALKVGELSEIVDTDSGVHVILRTA